The Providencia rettgeri genome includes a window with the following:
- the parC_2 gene encoding DNA topoisomerase 4 subunit A — translation MSEITHDGVERLPLHAFTENAYLNYSMYVIMDRALPFIGDGLKPVQRRIVYAMSELGLSNTAKYKKSARTVGDVLGKYHPHGDSACYEAMVLMAQPFSYRYPLVDGQGNWGAPDDPKSFAAMRYTESRLSKYAEILLSELGHGTVDWVPNFDGTLNEPKMLPARLPNILLNGTTGIAVGMATDIPPHNAREVAQALVALLDNRH, via the coding sequence ATGAGTGAAATTACTCATGATGGTGTAGAGCGTTTACCGCTGCATGCCTTCACTGAAAATGCCTATCTGAACTATTCGATGTACGTCATCATGGATAGGGCATTACCATTTATTGGCGATGGGCTTAAACCTGTTCAGCGCCGTATTGTGTATGCGATGTCAGAACTTGGCTTAAGCAACACTGCGAAATACAAAAAGTCCGCCAGAACGGTGGGCGATGTTCTCGGTAAATATCACCCACATGGTGATAGCGCTTGTTATGAAGCGATGGTGTTGATGGCGCAGCCATTTTCTTACCGCTACCCGCTGGTGGATGGCCAAGGGAACTGGGGGGCACCCGATGACCCTAAATCATTCGCAGCAATGCGTTATACAGAATCACGTTTATCAAAATATGCTGAAATTTTACTCAGCGAACTTGGCCATGGCACAGTTGATTGGGTACCAAACTTTGATGGTACGCTAAACGAGCCAAAAATGTTGCCGGCACGTTTACCGAATATTCTGCTAAACGGTACAACGGGAATTGCGGTTGGGATGGCGACAGATATTCCACCCCATAACGCCCGAGAAGTGGCTCAAGCGTTGGTTGCTTTACTGGATAACCGACACTAA
- the parE_1 gene encoding DNA topoisomerase 4 subunit B — protein MQRKKWCVKKLTSGPALPGKLADCSSQDLSMTELFLVEGDSAGGSAKQARDREYQAIMPLRGKILNTWEVSSDEVLASQEVHDISVAIGIDPDSEDLSQLRYGKICILADADSDGLHIATLLCALFVRHFPTLVKAGHVYMAMPPLYRIDLGKETFYALDESEKNAVLERLSRKRGKPNVQRFKGLGEMNPLQLRETTLDPNTRRLVQLIIDDENYQETLAVMDMLLAKKRSEDRRNWLQEKGDMAEIDV, from the coding sequence GTGCAGCGAAAAAAGTGGTGCGTAAAAAAACTCACCAGTGGTCCTGCATTACCGGGTAAATTAGCCGATTGTAGCTCCCAAGACCTGAGTATGACGGAATTGTTCCTTGTAGAAGGGGACTCCGCTGGGGGCTCCGCAAAACAAGCTCGTGACCGCGAATATCAAGCTATCATGCCGTTGCGCGGTAAAATCCTCAATACATGGGAAGTGTCTTCTGATGAAGTTTTAGCTTCCCAAGAGGTACATGACATCTCTGTTGCTATTGGGATAGACCCCGATAGCGAAGACCTTAGCCAATTGCGCTATGGGAAAATTTGTATCCTTGCGGATGCGGACTCCGATGGCTTGCACATTGCTACACTGCTATGTGCATTATTTGTCCGTCATTTCCCAACATTAGTAAAAGCAGGGCATGTCTATATGGCAATGCCACCGTTATATCGTATCGATTTAGGTAAAGAAACGTTTTACGCCCTTGATGAAAGCGAAAAAAATGCTGTGCTTGAACGTCTTAGCCGCAAGCGCGGTAAACCCAATGTTCAACGTTTTAAAGGGTTGGGTGAAATGAACCCACTGCAATTACGTGAAACGACATTAGATCCAAATACTCGTCGTCTTGTACAGCTAATTATCGATGATGAAAACTACCAAGAAACACTTGCTGTCATGGATATGCTTCTTGCTAAAAAACGCTCTGAAGATCGCCGTAATTGGCTGCAAGAAAAAGGCGATATGGCTGAAATTGATGTCTAA